ACGCAGATACCCTGATTTAGTGGTCCACAGGATTTTGAAAAAATGGATAAGAGAAAAATATTCCGGAAAGGATAAGGAATATTGGGGAAATGCCCTTCCTGAGATTGCAGGCCATACATCAAAGAGGGAGAGAAATGCAATGGAGTCAGAAAGGGAGGTCGTTGATTTAAAAAAGGCGCAGTTTATGATGGATAAGGTGGGCGAGGTTTATGATGGTATCATATCCGGCGTTACCAGCTTCGGCTTCTTTGTGGAGATTGAGGAATATTTTGTGGAGGGGCTTGTGCATGTTACAAATCTGAAAGATGACTATTATACCTTTATGGAAAAGGAGCACTCGCTTGTCGGAGGCCATACAAAGAAAAGATATAGGATAGGGGACAGGGTAAGGGTAGTCGTGACAAATGTAGGTATTGAGCGGCGGCAGATAGATTTGGCGCTGGAAGGACAGGTAATCGGAGCAAAACGGGCAAGAGGCAAGAGAATATGAACTTCCTAAGAATCCACCTCTCATACAAAAATATTCAGCGGCTCCGGCAAATTATCGCCATACTAATCAGTCACGGTTTTTACCCGATAATAGAGAAGATGTATCTGACTAAACTCATATCCCTCCCGCAAAGAATCATGAGGAAAAAGGCGACCGCAGACCATGAAGCCATATCCCTTGCTGTTAGAACAAGGCTTGCCTTCGAAGAACTCGGTCCTACATTTATCAAGTTTGGACAGATACTATCCACAAGGCCTGATATCCTGCCTAGAGAATTTATAAGAGAATTTTTAAAGCTGCAGGATGAAGTCCCGCCATTTCCTTTTCAGGATGTTATCAAGGTAATAGAAGACGAATTTAAAAGGCCGGCCAAGGAATTATTCAGGGAGATAGATGAAAGGCCTGCTGCCGCCGCATCCATTGCGCAGGTTCACAGGGCAATTACAATGGATGGAGAAGATGTGGTGATAAAGGCGCAGAGGCCTGACATAGAGGCAATAATAGACACAGATATATCCATCCTCCAGCACCTTGCAAAACTCATTGTAAAATACATACCAGAAGCCAGGGTTTATGACCCTGCGGGTATGGTAGATGAATTTGCCATAACCATAAAAAAGGAGATGGACTTCACATTGGAGGCAAGCTACACAGAAAGGTTTAAGCAAAATCATTCTGATGACCCAAGGGTTTTTATCCCGGCTATTTATTGGAACCTGACAGGCAAAAAGGTCATTACAATGGAAAGGATAACAGGGATAAAGATAGATAATGTGGAAAAACTTAAGGCGAATGGCATAGACACTGAAAAGATAGGTCATATAATGACTGAGGTTTTATTCAGACAGGTTTTTGAATTCGGGATTTTTCACGGAGACCTTCATTCAGGAAATATATTTGTCACAGGGCCTGAACAGATTGCGCTTGTTGATTTCGGGATTGTCGGAAGGGTTGACAGAGAGATGCAGGAAAATCTGGCGGACATATTTGTCGGCCTCATGAGCGAAGACTATGAGCTTCTTACAAGGGTTTATCTGAGGATGGGCATACTGCCGGAGGATATAAACGAAGCGTCGTTCACAAGGGAATATCAGGAATTGCTCTTTTCTTACTTTGGGAAACCCTTTAAAAGAACAAGTGTCGGCGAACTGCTGACGAGCTACATAAGGCTTGCTTCAAGACACAGGATAAGGATGCCGAGGGAGCTCCTGCTTCTGGATAAATGTATACTTGAATTGGAAGGGCTGAGCAGGCTTTTGCACCCTGATGTGAATGTCCTTGTGGAAAGCCAGCAGTTCGCCAGCAGGCTTATAGCAAAACGTTTCGGGCCTGCTGCCATGGCAAAAGGCGCGGTTGATACTATGAGGGAATATCAGGCCTTTGCCAAAACCCTGCCTTCTCAGATAAACCAGATATTGAAAAAGATGACAAGCGACAAATTTACCATAGATTTTGTGCACAAGGGGCTTGAAGATTTGATGGGAGAGATGGACAGGTCATCCAACAGGCTTACATTCGGCGTAATCGTTGCAGCCCTGATTATAGGCTCTTCTCTGGTAATGGCCTTCGGCGGCGGACCGAAATTGTTTGGCTATCCGTTCCTCGGGATATTCGGTTTTTTAATCGCAGGTTTTATGGGTCTCTGGCTTGCGTTTTTGATACTCAGGTCGGGGAAGTTTTGAAGAACCTTCCCGCAGCAAGTTGCGAAGTACCTAAACTGCTGAACCAGCAAAGAGGCTTAAAGCAAATACACAATCCCCACCTGTATTATTCCTATTATAAAACCCAGCGCCCCGCCCAGCCATTCTATGTGGCGCAGTTCTCTTGCAATGAAATCCGTAAGCAGCGCCTCAAACCTTTTTATATCCAGATTGTCAATTCTTGTAACAAGCATCTCCTTCATATTAACCTTGTCATGAAACTTTTCCACAAACGAGCCCTTTTTCTTGTCTATATGCTTTATTACTTCTTTTGTAAGGAGGTATTTGATGTGATAGGTAAGGTTTTCTGAAATAAGCCCTATAAGCGGTATCTTCTTTATCTTGCCTGCCTTAAATCTATGCTCAACAATCTCATCTACAGCCTTTTCAACATCTTCTTTCCACTCAATACCTTCCAATATCATGGCAAAATCTTTGGCTGAAACAAGCTCTCTTTCAATGGTCTTTGCAATGCCGGCTGCTATTTCTTTTCTTCTTTTAGGAATGAGTCCCTGAAGCTTATAGCCCAGGAGATTTACGGGGCGGTAGGGTCTGAAGAGCATTTTTATCGCCACATAATTTGTGAACCAGCCTATAACTGCGCCTGTAATCGGCGGGATAAATATTCTGTAATCCATCAAAACCTTTTCTTCGCAATCTCTTCCTGATAATATTTCTTATAGAGTATCTCCCATTCCTTGCTGCCTTCCGGGATAGGTCTTGATATGGACCGTATCTTTCCCCTTACCATGTCGTCTACTCCATCTTCTATCCTTAAATAACCTGCAATGCTTTTTTTCGTCTCGTGCAAAACCTTATCCTCATCTACAAAATCAACAAGGTCATCTTTCCATATCCCATCGGTTATAAGATGCGCCAGATGCGATATCCTGTCTTCTGAAAGTCTCATATGACAATACCCCTTTCCTTAACTAATTTTCCCTTTATAAGGCTAAACATCTTGCGGTAATCCATCCGGCCTGCCTCAATCTCTTTTGCATGCCCCTTTAACATCTCTTCCACCTCTCTGTCAAGGCCGTCTTCAGCCTTAAGGTCGTCTGAAAAGATTTCGATAACCCTGTTCAACACCGCATCTTCCGGCGACTTAAAGATAATAAGCCCTTTTGCCTTTAAATTATCCAGTATAATCCTGGAAATCTTTTCCACCTGCTCCTTTGAAAGCCGCATAACAACCTCACTTTAGTAGTTTTTTAGTAAAATAACATACCTCAAGACTTATTTGCAATGACTATTGACAAAGTTATAATCTTTAGTCTATATTGAAGACATTTAAAGGGGAGAAAATGGCAAGGAGACAAAAAGACTATATATGCTTTATCTTTGGGATAATACTTATCATAGTTGGAGTGATAGGACTTGTCTATCCCGAAATTACTCTTAAGAGGACAAAGACTGTAAAGCTTGGTCCTGTAACCGTTGAGGAGCCAAAAAAACAGATATTCCACATATCGCCCTATGTTGCCGGAGGTATGATTGCAGGAGGGGTGATTTTGATTTATATTGGCACAAAAAAATAATTAACACGGAGGGAAAGGACATGAGAAAAATTAAAACAATATTTGTTTTCAAGACAGTTGCATTGTATCTGGCATTTGTCTTTTTACTGATCGGCAGCATACCCCGAAATTCATGGGCATACTTTGCTGAATCACAACAGACTTTAAGCTTTTCAAGGGAGACTGACATAAATAAGATTCAGAGGGCGCTGGAATCTAAAATGGTCAGCCAGAGGCTCTCTGAAATTGGGCTCTCCAGAGGTGAGATAAACTCAAAGCTTCAGCAGTTAAGCGATGCAGATGTCCATCAGTTTGCATCACAGATGGACAGCCTTATGCCGGGAGGCGATGCTGGGGTTACTATAATACTGCTTCTGGTCATAGCGATACTTGTCCTTGTTATTATACAGATGACAGGTCATAAGATAGTGATAAAATAACAAAGGGGCGTAAGATGACTCAAAAATCAAGGCGCGGGAATCAAGATGCGGAAACCATGATGCACTTTTTAAGATGCAAAATTTTACTTGCAGTTTACATCCTGTTGCTTGTAACTGTTTTCACCGGCTGCGCCGCTTCTAACAAAAGCCGAAAAGAGGATGCGGATATACATTATAGGCTTGGCATTGTTCATTTTAACGGAGGGAATATCCCTGATGCGCTGAAGGAATTAACTGCCGCAGTAAAAACATACCATGACGATGCTGCATTTCACAATGCCCTCGGCCTTGCATATTTTGTAAAAGGCATGAATGATGACGCTATAAAACATTTGAAAGAGGCTGTAAAGATAAACGAGAAATTTTCTGACGCCCATACAAATCTGTCGGCTGTTTATCTTGAAAAAAAGGAATGGGACTTGGCCATTACAGAAACAAGGATTGCCATTGCTGATATTTTTTATGCCACCCCGGAGTTTGCTTATGTCAACATGGGACGGGCATTTTATGAGAAGGCCGATTATCTCAAGGCAGAAGAGAGCTATAAAAAGGCTATAGAGGGCAATCCGAAGTATGCGCTTGCCTACTACAATCTGGGTCTCACATATATGAAGATGAACAGAGATAAAGGGGCGGCTGATATGTTTGGGCTTGCAATAAAGAATGTGCCAAATTACGCTGATGCCCACTATAACCTTGGTCTTGTCTTGGTAAAGCTAAAAGATAAGAAGGGCGCGCTAAGCGCATTTCAAGAGGTTATAAAGCTTGCCCCAGACAGCGGGATGGCAATGTCCGCAAAGGGATATATGGATCTGTTAAAATAAATTGCAAATTGAAGATTGCAAATTGGAAAACTAAAGTAGAATTTAAATTTAAAATTTGCACTTTTCAATTTTCATTTTTCAATGGAGCAAAGCGACATGGAAAGTCCGGGGGAATATCTTAAAAGAGAAAGAGAGATCAGGGGCATTTCTTTAGAAGACATCTCCAATGCCACAAAGATACGGGCCGGGCTGCTTATTGCCATAGAGCGCAATGATTTTGACGCCCTGCCGGCAACTCCGTTTGTAAAAGGTTTTATACAGGCATATTGCAGATATCTGGGCCTGGATGCACAGGATGCGATACTTCGCCACGAGGCATATATGCGAAGCCTCGCAGAAAATGAAACACCGGCTTTAAAACAAACACCGGCGGATAAAATACGGAAGCCGGAAGCCCCTGCGCCTTACCCGTCGCTTTCAATTATAGTTGTTGCCGTTGTCGCAATCATGGTAATAGCAGGCGGCATCTATACCATCATATCAAAAAAACAAACATCTCCCGCTCCGGACTCTTTCTCCGATAAAGACCCTCGGGGACAGGCTTATTCACAAATCAACCGTTCTCCAGAAAAACATTCTGAAAACAAGGTTGAGGCGAAAAAGGAAGAACCTTCTTTACCAATAAAGATAGAAGGCCATGCGGATATAGCTCTTAATTCTTCTGTTTCCAAAACAAGTGTAGGTCCGCTTACTTTGATTATAGAAGCCGCAAAACCTACGTGGATTAAAGCTGAAATAGACGGTCAGAATCCATTTGAGGTGTCCCTTAAAGAAGGGGAAAAGGTAAAGTGGAATGCAAAAGAAAAGTTTTCTGTTCTTATAGGCAATGCAGGCGGTGTTAATGTAATATTTAACGGCAAGTCACTCGGCAGCCTTGGAGATGAAGGTAAAGTGGTTAAACTAATCCTTCCGCCCGACAAAGCTGGAGAAGATCCGGCTATTAAAATTTTAAACCCTTGAACCTTTAATTCCAAACCCGTTACAGAGGTGACTGATGGAAACTATTACCCGCTGCAGAAAGTGCGGCAAAAAGATGAAAAACGAAAGGGTTGATGATTACAGGGTAAAACTTGCATGTCCATGCGGTTTTTGGGAATTCAAGACAATGCCCGCAGCCAGCAAGGCAATCAATCCCTATTATGCACAAGACACATTTTCACATATAAAGATTGATGAAAAAGGCGGCATAGTCTTTGAGATGGAAAGGGCAAACAGGGAAAAGATGGAGATTATGACCCTTGAAGAGATAAGCATGCTTGCCAGCTCTGATTATGACCTGGACGATGTGCTTCAGTCTGTTGTTGAGAAAACTGCAAAAAGGCTGGGAGTGGATGTTTCTTCAATATATCTTTGGGACGGAAAAGAACTTGTCCTAAGGGCAACCACAAGCTTTATAAAAGAGGCTATTGGAAAGGTCAGGCTTAAATTGGGAGAGGGCGTTACAGGCGCAGCCGCCGAACAAGGGAAACCCATATATGTCAGGGATGTGTCAAATGACCCGAGGTATAAAAAGTTTTCTGAATTAAGAGAAAAGAATTATGCATCCATGCTATCACATCCCATTATCCACAAAGGAGAACTTTTTGGCGTGCTGAATGTGCAAACCATTGCGCCAAAGGAGTTTCAGGAGGATGAGATATATTTTGTCTCTGTAATTGCAAATATGCTCCTCGGCGCAATACGGATTAGAAAGAAGGTTTAAGTTGCTTTGTAAAAACTGTGGAACAAACTCACCAGATAATACTACAAAATGCCTCAAATGCGGCGCCAATCTGCTGCTCCCCATCAAGATTTTCAGACCCGAACCGGAGAAATTTTCAAGCACACTAAGAATAGTCGTCACCCTGCTGATATTACTTCTTTCCATTACATGTATAGCTGCTTTTAAGCTGTATTTTATGCCCAAACATGATGCGGAAACAGATATTGACACAACCAAACAGATAGCTATCTCTGCGCCAGATAGAGAAGACAGCGCTTTAGAAAATATACAGGAATCTGTAAAAGATAAACCTGATTATAGGACAATGGCACAACCTCAAACTGTGCCAAACTTACATAGAGGTCCTCTGATTGGAGAAGGTAGTCAAAAGAAAGAAAACTATCAGAAAAAGGCGCAAGAAAGCTTTGAAGAACAGATTGAGAAAAGATTTCAGAAAAAAGAAGGGAGTCATTTTACTGTCAAATTTGAGGGTGGGGAAAATTCAGACATAGGCCATCTTATCTCAATACTTCTTGAAGAGGCTTATATAAAGGTTGGATTTGATATAGGATATTACCCTGAAGACAGGATAGAGGCTGTTCTCTACACCCTGCAGCAATTTACCGATATAACAAGGGCGCCGGGCTGGGCAGGGGCAATATACGATGGAAGGATAAAGATCCCCATAGGGGGCGTAACAAGCAGGACGAGTCTTCTGGAAAGGGTGCTTTTTCATGAATATACCCATGCGCTTGTGCACAGGCTTTCAAAGGGGAGGGCGCCGGTATGGTTGAATGAGGGTATTGCCCAGTATGAAGAAGGCGCAGCAAATGAAAATATAAACCAGATTTTGGTTCAAATCGCAAGGTCAGAGAAACCCATACCTTTAAGGCCATTTGAAGGCTCATTTATGGGCTACAACAATATGCAGGCATCTGTAGCATACTCTGTCAGTCTTTCAGCAACAGAGTATATAATAAATGAATTTGGAATATCCGCAGTCAGACGAATATTGGGAAATCTCGGAGAAGGTAAAACTATTGAAGAGGCGGTATCATCCGGTCTTTATATTTCCTATGAAGACCTGCAAAGCAACTGGTTTATGTCGCTGAAAAAAAGAAGGTTTGCGGATTAGTTAATCCTTTAGCATATCATGCAAGGTAATAAGCCTTTTAACTTCATATTCTTTTTTCCCGGTTGGAAGCTGTATCTCAATCTCATCTCCAATCTCTTTATTCAGAAGCACCCTGCCGATAGGGGATGCTATAGATATCTTTCCGTTCCTTGGGTCAACCTCTTCAGGCGTAACAAGTTCATACACAATCTCCTCGCCTGTATTTAAGTCTTCTAAAAAAACCTTTGAACCAAATGCAACCATGTCTTTTGGCAGGCTGTCTAACTTGATTGACGCAAGGGCATTAATTCTTGTATGAAGGTGCGCAACCCTTGCCTGAAGAAATGTCTGCCTCTCCTTTGCAGCATGATATTCTGCATTTTCCCTGAAGTCGCCATGCGCTGCCGCCTTTCTGAGTTCTTTTGGCAGCTCTATGCGCAACTCCTTCTCCAACTTTTTAAGTTCTTCTTCTAATTGCTTCAAGACAGGGAGTTTATGCATATTATTTCTCCTTCCCAACTAATCTTTTCATCTTTTCAACCGCCTCCAGCGCATCCTTTGCATAACCATTTGCGCCTATCTTATCTGCAAATTCCTTATTTACCACAGCGCCGCCTACTATTGTCAATACCGGCACGCCCTCTGCCTTCAGCCTTTTTATGACATTATCCATCTCCATAACGGTTGTTGTCATAAGTGCTGACAGACCAACCACATCCACCTTGTGTTTTACTGCCTCTTCTATTATTTTATCAGCAGGGACATTTTTCCCCAAATCAATGACTTCAAAACCATGATTTTCCAATAATGTGGATACAATATTTTTTCCGATATCGTGAATATCACCTTCAACAGTTGCCATCAAAACCTTGCCGATGCTTTGTCTTTTTTTATCTTTAAACTCCATTTTCAGCCTGTCAAATGCCTTTTTCATTGTATCTGCTGACAGCATTACCTGCGGCAGAAAATAGATATTCTGGTTAAAGAGCCTTCCCACTTCTTCAAGTCCTGGGATAAGGCCGATATTGCTTATCTTCAACGGGTCCCATCCCTGCTTCAAAGCATCTTCAACCAATGCCACAACCCCTTCCTCATCACCGTCTATAATAGCCTTCTTCAACTTCTCATCAATCGTCTTCGCTTCTTCTTTTGCTTCTGACTGACCCCTGACCCCCGACCCCTGACCCCTGTATTTATTTATATATCTCTCTGCCCTCAAATCCTGACCGGTAAGCACAATCGCAGCATGATACGCATCCATCATTAAACTGTTATGCGGATTTATAATAGCGGCGTCAAGGCCTGCCTCAATTGCCATTGCCAAAAAGTTGGCATTTATTATCTCCCTCGTTGGCAGGCCAAATGAGATATTACTTACGCCGAGGATGGTCGAAAGCCCAAGTTTTTCCTTGACCATCCTTATTGCTTTAAGCGTTTCCCTTGCGGATTTCTGGTCAGCGCTCACTGTCAATGCCAAACAGTCTATTGCAACATCGGATTTGGAAATGCCGTATTCCAGTGCCCTCTTTAATATTATCTCTGCAATACAGACCCTTCCCTCTGCAGTTGGAGGTATTCCTTTGTCATCAAGTGTTAAACCAATGACAGCAGCGCCGTATTTCTTTGCCAAAGGAAGGATTGTGTTCAGCTTTTTTTCTTCTCCGCTTACTGAATTTATCAGCGCCTTTCCATCAACTGCCTTTAACCCTGCCTCAAGAGCCGCCAAGCTTGAAGAATCAAGGACAATGGGAAGTTGACAGTTTTCATTCACCGCAAACACCGCCATTTGCATTGACGCAGGTTCATC
The DNA window shown above is from Deltaproteobacteria bacterium and carries:
- a CDS encoding AarF/UbiB family protein encodes the protein MNFLRIHLSYKNIQRLRQIIAILISHGFYPIIEKMYLTKLISLPQRIMRKKATADHEAISLAVRTRLAFEELGPTFIKFGQILSTRPDILPREFIREFLKLQDEVPPFPFQDVIKVIEDEFKRPAKELFREIDERPAAAASIAQVHRAITMDGEDVVIKAQRPDIEAIIDTDISILQHLAKLIVKYIPEARVYDPAGMVDEFAITIKKEMDFTLEASYTERFKQNHSDDPRVFIPAIYWNLTGKKVITMERITGIKIDNVEKLKANGIDTEKIGHIMTEVLFRQVFEFGIFHGDLHSGNIFVTGPEQIALVDFGIVGRVDREMQENLADIFVGLMSEDYELLTRVYLRMGILPEDINEASFTREYQELLFSYFGKPFKRTSVGELLTSYIRLASRHRIRMPRELLLLDKCILELEGLSRLLHPDVNVLVESQQFASRLIAKRFGPAAMAKGAVDTMREYQAFAKTLPSQINQILKKMTSDKFTIDFVHKGLEDLMGEMDRSSNRLTFGVIVAALIIGSSLVMAFGGGPKLFGYPFLGIFGFLIAGFMGLWLAFLILRSGKF
- a CDS encoding DUF445 family protein, coding for MDYRIFIPPITGAVIGWFTNYVAIKMLFRPYRPVNLLGYKLQGLIPKRRKEIAAGIAKTIERELVSAKDFAMILEGIEWKEDVEKAVDEIVEHRFKAGKIKKIPLIGLISENLTYHIKYLLTKEVIKHIDKKKGSFVEKFHDKVNMKEMLVTRIDNLDIKRFEALLTDFIARELRHIEWLGGALGFIIGIIQVGIVYLL
- a CDS encoding DUF507 family protein, with the translated sequence MRLSEDRISHLAHLITDGIWKDDLVDFVDEDKVLHETKKSIAGYLRIEDGVDDMVRGKIRSISRPIPEGSKEWEILYKKYYQEEIAKKRF
- a CDS encoding DUF507 family protein, encoding MRLSKEQVEKISRIILDNLKAKGLIIFKSPEDAVLNRVIEIFSDDLKAEDGLDREVEEMLKGHAKEIEAGRMDYRKMFSLIKGKLVKERGIVI
- a CDS encoding DUF3185 domain-containing protein, with amino-acid sequence MARRQKDYICFIFGIILIIVGVIGLVYPEITLKRTKTVKLGPVTVEEPKKQIFHISPYVAGGMIAGGVILIYIGTKK
- a CDS encoding PA2779 family protein, with the protein product MRKIKTIFVFKTVALYLAFVFLLIGSIPRNSWAYFAESQQTLSFSRETDINKIQRALESKMVSQRLSEIGLSRGEINSKLQQLSDADVHQFASQMDSLMPGGDAGVTIILLLVIAILVLVIIQMTGHKIVIK
- a CDS encoding tetratricopeptide repeat protein encodes the protein MTQKSRRGNQDAETMMHFLRCKILLAVYILLLVTVFTGCAASNKSRKEDADIHYRLGIVHFNGGNIPDALKELTAAVKTYHDDAAFHNALGLAYFVKGMNDDAIKHLKEAVKINEKFSDAHTNLSAVYLEKKEWDLAITETRIAIADIFYATPEFAYVNMGRAFYEKADYLKAEESYKKAIEGNPKYALAYYNLGLTYMKMNRDKGAADMFGLAIKNVPNYADAHYNLGLVLVKLKDKKGALSAFQEVIKLAPDSGMAMSAKGYMDLLK
- a CDS encoding DUF4115 domain-containing protein, whose translation is MEQSDMESPGEYLKREREIRGISLEDISNATKIRAGLLIAIERNDFDALPATPFVKGFIQAYCRYLGLDAQDAILRHEAYMRSLAENETPALKQTPADKIRKPEAPAPYPSLSIIVVAVVAIMVIAGGIYTIISKKQTSPAPDSFSDKDPRGQAYSQINRSPEKHSENKVEAKKEEPSLPIKIEGHADIALNSSVSKTSVGPLTLIIEAAKPTWIKAEIDGQNPFEVSLKEGEKVKWNAKEKFSVLIGNAGGVNVIFNGKSLGSLGDEGKVVKLILPPDKAGEDPAIKILNP
- a CDS encoding GAF domain-containing protein, whose protein sequence is METITRCRKCGKKMKNERVDDYRVKLACPCGFWEFKTMPAASKAINPYYAQDTFSHIKIDEKGGIVFEMERANREKMEIMTLEEISMLASSDYDLDDVLQSVVEKTAKRLGVDVSSIYLWDGKELVLRATTSFIKEAIGKVRLKLGEGVTGAAAEQGKPIYVRDVSNDPRYKKFSELREKNYASMLSHPIIHKGELFGVLNVQTIAPKEFQEDEIYFVSVIANMLLGAIRIRKKV
- a CDS encoding peptidase MA family metallohydrolase; translation: MPKHDAETDIDTTKQIAISAPDREDSALENIQESVKDKPDYRTMAQPQTVPNLHRGPLIGEGSQKKENYQKKAQESFEEQIEKRFQKKEGSHFTVKFEGGENSDIGHLISILLEEAYIKVGFDIGYYPEDRIEAVLYTLQQFTDITRAPGWAGAIYDGRIKIPIGGVTSRTSLLERVLFHEYTHALVHRLSKGRAPVWLNEGIAQYEEGAANENINQILVQIARSEKPIPLRPFEGSFMGYNNMQASVAYSVSLSATEYIINEFGISAVRRILGNLGEGKTIEEAVSSGLYISYEDLQSNWFMSLKKRRFAD
- the greA gene encoding transcription elongation factor GreA, which gives rise to MHKLPVLKQLEEELKKLEKELRIELPKELRKAAAHGDFRENAEYHAAKERQTFLQARVAHLHTRINALASIKLDSLPKDMVAFGSKVFLEDLNTGEEIVYELVTPEEVDPRNGKISIASPIGRVLLNKEIGDEIEIQLPTGKKEYEVKRLITLHDMLKD
- a CDS encoding homocysteine S-methyltransferase family protein, producing the protein MQNRFLETLKQRPIIFDGAMGTMLQGLGMKPGGCPDELNITNPEMIKEVHKGYIKAGSIVVTTCTFGANRIKLKEYNLDKKLTEINMKAAQNAREAAGKEKFVAGGLGPTGRFLEPIGDLSFDEAVDIFSEQVNALKDGGVDLIIIETMMDIREMKAAIIAAKASGLPVAATMTFDETMRTVLGTPPEVFAIVAEGLGADVIGANCSLGIEGIYKAVLAMSRVAGLPLIAQPNAGIPYLKDGKTIFPASPSDMAEYVPKLLDAGVRVIGGCCGTTPEHIKAMAERVKESKGQRVKESKLTITRLASRSGFVEFGSGSWSVIIGERINPTGKKNLQQEIKEKKTSIVRKEAKSQQEAGAHILDVNVGVPGIDEPASMQMAVFAVNENCQLPIVLDSSSLAALEAGLKAVDGKALINSVSGEEKKLNTILPLAKKYGAAVIGLTLDDKGIPPTAEGRVCIAEIILKRALEYGISKSDVAIDCLALTVSADQKSARETLKAIRMVKEKLGLSTILGVSNISFGLPTREIINANFLAMAIEAGLDAAIINPHNSLMMDAYHAAIVLTGQDLRAERYINKYRGQGSGVRGQSEAKEEAKTIDEKLKKAIIDGDEEGVVALVEDALKQGWDPLKISNIGLIPGLEEVGRLFNQNIYFLPQVMLSADTMKKAFDRLKMEFKDKKRQSIGKVLMATVEGDIHDIGKNIVSTLLENHGFEVIDLGKNVPADKIIEEAVKHKVDVVGLSALMTTTVMEMDNVIKRLKAEGVPVLTIVGGAVVNKEFADKIGANGYAKDALEAVEKMKRLVGKEK